The genomic segment CATCAGTTCTTCGACCTGTCGCGCGAGGATCCCGACTCCCTCACACACTTCCGTTCCGTACTGAACGACGGTCAGCTCTTCCGCTACGTCGAGGGGGACCGCGAGTCGGCGAACACGCTCATCGAGCGCTATCTCGCCACCTACCTGTACAAGGAAGCGGCGGTGGCGGTGGCCAACGGCACCGTGGGACTGCGGTTGGCGCTCCGCGCGGTCGGGGTCGGGCCGGGTGACCGAGTGCTGGTCAGCGCGTACTCCTTCATCGCCTGTGCCATGGCCATTGCCGCAGTCGGCGCCGTGCCCGTACCGCTGGACATGGACACGGCCCTCACCGCTGACACAGCGGTCCTGGAGTCACCCGGCGGTCCCGTCGCAGCTGTGATGATCGTCCATGTGCAGGGTCACGCCGTGCCCGTGGGGCGGATACGCGCGCTCTGTGACCAACTGGGCGTGCCCTTGATCGAGGACGCCTGCCAGGGACTGGGCGCCCGGTCCTCGGACGGCCTGGCGGGACAGCTTGCCGACATCGCGGTGACCAGCTTTCAGCAGTCCAAGCAGATCGCGTCCGGTGAGGGCGGCCTGGTGGCTGGCCGCGCCGAGGTGGTCGAGCGCGTCTATCGCATGGCCGATCTCGGCGCGGTACGGCACGAAGGTGGGCTCCCCGACTGGGACGACGAGCGCGCGATCGTCGGCGACAACCTGCGCATGACCGAGATGCAGGCGGCCCTCGTCATGGACCAGGCGAATGCGTTGGAGGACACCCTGGCACGTCAGCGCCGCCACCGTGTTCATCTGCGGGAGGCCATCGGCAGCGACGTACCCGTCCTCGACAGTGACATGCCGGAGGGGGATGCCGGTTCGCACACTCTGTTCGAAGCGCTGAGTGAGTCCGATGCCAGGGACTTCTGCGCCGCACTCGCCTCCCGCAACGTGCTCGCACGGACGGTCTGGAAGAAGACGTACCTCGATTACGGTCTCTTTCGGCGGAACGCACCGAGTGGACTGTTCTCCGACGCCCGGCCCAAGAAGGCCATCGCGCTGGCGCCCAGGATCCTCAGCGTTCCCACCTCGAAGTACCTGACGGAGTCCGCCGTCGAAGCGATGGCAGAGGCCATCGTGTTAAACCGTCACCATCTGGCAAGTGAAAGGTAATACGGTCATGAACCGCATCGCGCTGCTGCTGCGCGGTCTGCCCAACTCGGGCAAGACAACCACAGCCGCTCTCCTGCGCAACAAGCTCACCCCCGCCGTCCGGATCTCCAACGACTCGGTCCGCTACATGGCGCAGCCCAGGGACTTCAGCGCCTTCACCATCGAGGCGTCCGAACTCGGCTGTCTGGACCTTGCGATTTCCTACCTCGACAGCGGGTTCACACCGGTGATCGACGGTGTGTTCGAGGACACCGACTTCCTGGATGCCCAGCAGCTGCGCTTTCGAAGGAAGGGACTGCGTCTGGTGACGGTCACTCTGACGGGTGGCCTCGACGACCTCATGGACCGCAACTCGTCCCGTGACCCGCTGGCCCGCATGGACGAGGACAGGATGCGCGAGCTGCACGCACAGTTCCGCCCCGGTGGCCTGCTGCTGGACATCGACGGGAAGCAGCCCGAAGAGGTGGCGGACGACGTTCTGGACCTCCTCGCGCTGACGTCACAGGACGAGGAGGTGGCCGCCGCCGCGATTGATGCGGATGTGCTGTTCCTGCGCCACGGTGCTCCGGACTACCCGCAGGGCGTGTATCCCGATCCGTACGGGATGGGACTGTCCGCGCGCGGACGGGACGAGGCCAGGGCGGCACGGCACGCCGTGAAAAGGTTCGTGCCGCACGTGGTGTACACCTCGGACTTCCTGCGCGCCGAGGAGACCGCCATGCTCGCGGCCGGCTCGCTGGGTCTCGACATCCGCCGCGACGCAGCGCTGCGCGAGCGCGTTTTCCACACGCTCACCGGAACCGAACTCGCCGAGGTACGGATCTTGCTCGGCGAGGAGGCGGACCGGGTCCTGAACGGCAACAGCGATTTCTGCGAGCACGGGGACGAAGAAGCCTACGAGCAGGCCCGGGAGCGCGTGCTCACCTTCTTCGGGAAGCTGGCCGCGCTGCACGCTGGGCAGCGGGTGCTCGTGGTGGGCCACGGCGGGCCCCACGCGTGGCTGATGGAGAAGGCACTCGGCGTCCAGATGCGGGGAATGCGCCGTATGCGATGGGACACCGGCCACTTCTCCCGCTTCCGCGTCGGACCGGACACGGTCTCGGTGGACTTCATGAACCGCTCCCCGGAGGACATCGCTCACAGCTTGCGTCCCGTCAAGGAGGAGCCATGACCTCACCGATCCGCCGCCGGCCCCCTTGCATAGCCGTCGTGGCAACGCCCTTCGGCTTCGGGCCGGCGTCGAAGGCGTACAGCATCGGTCAGGTCCTGGCCCAGGACCACGGCATGGACGTCCGGTACTACGGAGCGGACTCCGCGCTGGACTTCTTCCGCGCCCAGCGCGGCCTGCGCTCCCAGCACCTCGACCCCCGAACGCTGCGCGACGACTCGTCGGTGCTCGAGGCGGCCGACGCCGTGGTCAACGTTCTCGCCCCGGAGCTGATCGCTTCACCCGCGCTGGCCGCCTCGACGTACTACGTGGACAGCCTCGGCTTCATGTGGCAGCGGGCCGACATCCCCGAGGACAGCCCGCTGCAGCAGGTGCGGGCCTACTTCGCGCAGGACCTCTTCGGCAGCGCGGCCAATCTCGCCGGGCTGGGCCTGCCCGGGGTCACTCCGGTCTCCGGAATCGTGGCGCCGACGGCCCCGCCGCCGTCCGCCGGTGCCCGACCAACGGGCCGGACGCGGGCCCTGGTCCAGCTCGGAGGCCTCAGCAACCCGGCCGGGCACGATTCGGCCCACGTGTACCTGGCGCTGGCGGAGCGTCTGCTCGCTGCGGTGCGGGACGACTCGTACGACGTCAGTGTCGCCATGAACAGCGCGAACGGTGCGTTCTCGCTGACCGCGGCCGGTCCGGTGCGGCACCTGTCCAGGGACGGGTTCCGGGCCGCTCTGGGCGTCTGCGACGTGGTGCTCAGCTCACCGGGCATGACCACCCTGATCGAGGTGTCCCAGGCGAACCTGCCCTACGTGCCGCTGCCCCCGCAGAACTGGAGCCAGGTCCTCATCTCCCGGCACATGGCAGCACGATCGGGACATGCCCTCTGGCCGTTCCTCATCGGCCCCTATGAAGCGATCGACGCGCGGGCGCGCGAGGAGGAGAAGGCCGCGGCGGTACGGGAGGTGAACCGCCGACTCACCGCCGACACCGGATACATCGCGCACTTCGCACAACTGGCGCGACACGCGGTGCATGACCCCGAAACGCCAGATGTGGGCGCCCCTTTCGAAGGTGCCTGGGAGGTGGCCGACGCTGTGGCGGCCGATCTGGACAGCAGAAGCGACTCCTACGAGCTTTCCATGAAAGAGAGCGAGCGATGACCGAGCACACCCAGGGCGCACTTCTCACCACGTTGCAGTCGATCGCACGTGAAGTGGAAGGCGCACGCGCATGGAGCGAGACCTCGCGTGCGCTGGCAGAGGAGGCGCGCGTAGCCACCGTGTTCGGCTCTGCACGGGCCGCACGTGGTCGGCCCGGCTACGAAATGGCCCGTGAGTTAGGCGTGGCGCTCACAGACCTCGGCTGGATGACGGTGACAGGCGGTGGTCCGGGGATCATGCAGGCAGTGCGTGACGGCAGCGGCGAGACCTCCTCGCGCGCGGTCCGTGTCGAGATCGCGGGCGAGGAGCCGGAAACCGTGCTCGACCCCGACCGGTCCATCACCGTCGGCACCTTCGCTCTGCGCAAGCTGCTGATGACTCACGACATCGACGCGCTGTTCGTCTTCCCCGGAGGGGTCGGCACCTTCGACGAGCTCTACGAGGTGCTGGTTCACCACGACACGGACCGGCTCAGCCGCTTCCCGATCGTCCTTATGCAGCCCCGGGGCGACCGGTTGTGGGACGCCTGGCTGAACTTCATGGAGGAGCACCTGGTGAGCAGCGGCCTGGTCAGTCCCTCCGTCATGAAGGGACTGATCGTGGCGCAGTCGGTCGAACAAGCTCTGGCGGCCGTGGAGGAAGGCCCCCCACCGGCGTCGGGCGAGCACGGACACGGCGCGACACGTGCCGACGCGGAACGGCGCTCCGCATGAGGTCCCTCACCGAGGCGCCACGGCCAGGAACGGACGCCGAACGACCCGCGCGGGTCAGCGTCCTCATCCCCGCCTACAACACCCGTACCACACTGCGGGCTTGCCTGCTGTCACTGACCCACCAGACACAGCGAACGCCGTACACGTATGAGGTGATCGTCGTCGACGACGGATCCTCGGACGGCACGAAGGACATGATCGCGGGTTTCCCCGGCCGCCTTGACCTGCACTACACCTACGAGCAGAGGTCCCCGGCCTCCGGGCGGGCCCGAGCGCGCAACATCGGGCTGGCCATGGCGACCGGCGACATCGTCGTCACGCTCGACGCGGACCAGGTAGTGGCGCCGGACTTCCTGGACGAGCATGTCCGGGCCCACGCCGCCGGTCCCGATCTGCTGGTCGTCGGCGGCAGGCTCCAACTGGACGAGGGGGATATCGACCAAGAGGCTCTGGCGGAGAGGTTCGATCTCTCGTCGCTGCCCGAGGTGGTGCGCGGTGACGAGCGAGACCGCGTCTTCCGGAGCCTCGGTTGTGAGCTGGCGGACATGGAAACCGCATGGCACTACCCGTGGACCTGCAACGTCTCCGTGCGGCGTGACCGTCTGATCGCCGTGGGCGGTTTCGACGAGTCGTTCACGGGATGGGGGTTGGAGGACGCCGAGTTGGGCTACCGACTCGTGAAGGACGGCGTCCGGATGCACTACACGACAGGAGCCGCCGTCTACCACGAACACCGGCTTCCGGTCACCGCCGACCAGTACCGTCAGTGGCGGCGGAACCTGGAAAAGTTCATCCGTAAACACCCGGATCCGGTCGTGCGGCTCCAGGAGATGTTCGCACCCGCCATCGACCCGGACACGCTCACCGAAGAGGACTGGGTCGACACCGCCGTTCGGTTCGAACACGCGGCCCGCGCGCTCACCGGTCCTGACCGACCGCTGCCCGTCCACTGAGCCTGCCGCGGTGCCGCCCGCGGTGCGGATCGATCCGCACCGGCCCCCGGTTGCTCCTGGCCGACTCGCTCCGAGAGGTTGCGACACACCACCATGCACACGTCTCCGAAACAGCCCGGCAACGGGTTCCTCGACACATGCGTCCCGCGACTCGTCTACATGCCCACCAACCGGCTCTTCGAGGAAGCCTTCCGCTCCTTGGCTGCCGAGGTGATCTCCCTGCCGGACTGCGCCCGCGAGAACGTCACGCTGCTGGTCGTGGACGACTGTCCGCAAGCGGTGTCCCGTGTGAACCGGCAGGTGACCGACGAGGTCGCCCGAGCCTCCGGTCTCCAGGTACACGTGCTGGACGCGGACGGCTGGAGGCGTCTGGCCGACGACATCGTGGCGGCGTCCGGCCTGTCAGCCAACGACAGCGCCGCCGCCCGGACCGCTCTGCTCCAACCGACCGGGTCGTACGGAGCGGGCCCCAACAAAGCCGCGCTCGTAGCCGCTCTGGTCGGGGCGGAGTCTCTGCATCGGCGCGACAGCGACCAGATCACCCAGGTGGATCCAGCCACCGGCTCCTCGCCTCTGCGCGTCGAGGCGGAGCTACTGGACCGGGCGCGGACCGGAGGCGATGTCGATGTCTACTGCGTCGGCTCCTCGCTGACCGGCCGCCCTACCCGCGACCGCCGGGACCTGGAGCAGCACTCCGCGGAGTTCGTGCGGCGCGTCGACGCCCTCAGCGAACTCCCAGGCGACATCTCTCGGACCCCTCGCGCACCTCGGCCCGGAGCCGCACCCCCCGGGCGGATCGCCGTGCACAACACCGTGTCTGCGCAACGGGACCTCACCGGAATCGTGGAGATGGGCGTCGCCGCCTTGCGCACGGTGCACACATGGATCCCCGAGATGCCGGCCGTCGGTATTCTCGGCAGTGATTACTTCCAGAAGGGCCTCCTCTACCAGTTGGATCTGCCCGTCTACCACCACGACTTGAGAGCCCACCACGTCTACGAGCCTTGGCGGGCGGGGCAGAGCCGACCGGACCATCTCGGCTGGTATGCCAGTGCCGAGATGCGCTATGCCGTGCTTCGCCGGCACTGGAATTTCTTCAACGAGTCCCTGGTGGCCCAGCGAGACCGCCTCTTCACGTCCGCCGGCGAGTTCGACTCGGCGGCCTACGGCGAGCTGTTCCTGGACGCCCGGGAGCGAAGCGAGGAAGGCGCGACAGGCATTCCCCCCGCCTTCCTCACCGCGTACCGCGAAGCGGCGGCCCTCGCCTCGGGTGAGACCGCACGACGGCTCGGCATCCGCATCGCGGCCCTGGAGGCCGAGTCCCTCTCCGTAGCGGCATACGTGTCCCAGGCCATTGACGAGTTCGCCCGCCTCACCCGTGCCTGGCCCGACCTCGTGGCAGCGGCCGACCGGCTGGGGAGGAACACGGACCTCAGTTCCTACACCTCGGCCGCGGCCCGTGTGCCGGCTGCGGATCCGACCGTTTGCGCCACGAACCGCCACGAACCGAGCTGAAGAGCAGCACAGACGAGGAAGAGGTCATCACCATGTGCGGTATCGGCGGAATCCTGTTGAAGCGGCGCACATCGGCAGACCGCGACGGCATGATGCGGAGGCTGGCGCCGTCGCTGGCACACCGTGGAAGAAGCGAGGAGGGCTCGTACACCGACGAACGGATCGCCCTGCACTGCTCTCGGCACGCCGTCATCGCGGTCGACGAGGCACGACAACCGCTGGTCGACTCGCGGGGCGAGTTGGTGATGGTGGGCAACGGCGAAGTGCTCAACCACCGGCAACTCGCCCCCCGTCTTCCCTCCGACCGGCTGGATCGGCTACGGCCGGGAGACCTCCAGGTCGCCCTCGAACTGTACGCGGACCGCGGCGCCGCGGCCTTCGAGGACCTGCGGGGGCCGTTCGCGCTGGCGGTGTGGAGTTCGAGCAGCGGTGAACTGACGCTGGTACGCGACCGGCTCGGCGAGCGCCCGCTCTATTACTACGATTCACCGAACCTCTTCGTTTTCGCCTCGGAGATCCGCTGCATCACCGCGGCACTGGCAACGCACCGCCCGCACCTCGATGAATCGAGCCTCCTGACGTTCCTCGGCCTGGGGCGCGTCATGGACGGCCGTACACCGTACCGGGAGATCCGAGCCGTGACGGCGGGGGCCGTACTGCGTATCGGTGACGGCGACCCGGGATACCTCAGGACGGCCTCACTGACCCCCGTCTCGCAGCTGCGGACCGCTCCGGCGGACGAAGCGGAGGTGGATCACCTCATCGACCAGGCGCAGCGGCGTGCGCTGGTGGCGGACCGGCCGGTGGCGGTCGGCTTCTCGGGGGGCATGGACTCTTCCGCAGTACTCAAGGCCGCACTGGACGGCTCGGGAGCCGCCGCCGCCATCACCGTGTACTCCGACCGCGGACCGGAGACCGACGAGAACCTGCGCCGAGCCCGTGTGCTGGCTCGTGTCCTCGGCGTGGAACTGCTCGAAGTGCCCTTCCGTATTCCCTCGCTCGACGACACGGTGCACCTCCTCAACAGCACTCTCGACGGACCCGCCGCCGAACCCCTCGTCCTGCACAACGATGCCCTGCACTCCGTCGCAGGAGATCACTCCGCCGTGCTGCTGGGCGGCCACGGTGCTGATGAGGTCTTCGGTGGGTACGCCCGGTACACTGCGCTCCGCTCCGACGCCGAGGGAACCACCACCCAGGAGTGGATGACCGCGTCGCTGTGGGAACGATGGAATCGGGCAGTCAACTGGCAGAACTTCGTCAACGAACACGCCAGCCCGGAGCTCGCCCCGCACACCGAGATCCACGGAGCACAACTGGAACTCCCCTTCGCGTACTCAGACTTCGAGGACAGCGATCCGGTCCTCTTCGGCCAAGCCCTCGACCTCTTCCGGCTCATGACCTACGACAACTTCCGCGCCACGGACGAGAACGGCATCGCCCGGGGGGTAGAGGTGAGGTCCCCCTTCTTCGACCTCGACCTCATCGCGGGTGTTTTCAGCCTCCCTGTCGACCGGCGCCTGAGGCCGGGTTCCCCGAAGCATCTCCTTCGGCGGGTGTTCCGGGGAACGGCCCTCGAAGGCGCCTTCACCGAGCGCAAGGTGGGCTTCGACGACCACTTCTCCTACGCGGACTGGATGACCGACAACTGGCCAGGATTCTCCGGAGCCATCATCGACGGTCCTCTGCCAGGAACGGGCGTGCTACGCAACAGCGTCTTCGACGACTTGGAGAAACTGGATTGGCGGCAGCTGTGGCGCCTGTTCAGCCTGTCGACCTGGCTGGACCGCGCGGCACTCTGAGGTGGCGGCTGCCGTCCATCCGGCACCGGACGGCAGGACCGCGACGACCGCACGGCTCTCCGTCCGTATCCGGGAATGGGCTGGCCAACGGCCCCGCCGCGGCAAGCGCGAGCGCACGGCTCGCTACGACCAGGGCTCCCGGTACCGGGTTGCCGACATCCCCGGCGTCCGGGTCAAGTCCTTCGACACGCTCGAAGATGCCAAGACTTGGCTGCGCCAAGCAGGTACCGACAGCGAACGTGGCGAATTCGTCGACCCGCGCGCAGGCTCCATCGCCCTGGCGGAATACGTCGTCCACTACTGGCAGGCGGGGGTCCAGGGCGCCCCCGGCACCGTCAAGCGCATCGACGAGCGGGTCCGCCTCCATGTTCGGCCGCATCTCGGGGCGGTGTCCCTGCGAGACATCACCCCGACGGTACCGCGGGGCTACATCGCCACGCTGGTGAGAGAGCTCTCCCCGCGGTATGCACGGCAGATCCTCTTCACACTCTCGAACATCTTGGACTTCACGCTCCCGAAGGGCGGCAGGAATCGGGTCGTCGACATGCCTGCCTCGGCTGCCTCGGCGCTGGCCGAGTACTTCATGGAGTACCCCGCAGTCGAGGTCGAACTGCCGTGGGCGGTCCGGAGTCCAACCGTGAGAGGGAGTAGTTCCCGCTCATCCTGACCACGACGTACGGCAACGCCATCCGGGCGAACATCTTCGACGTCGACGTGTGGAAGCCTGCACTGGCTGCGGCCGACATGATTCCCATGCGCAAACAGGGCGGCGAGGGCTGGAAAGCGTCCCGCAAAGACGGCTTCCACGCGCTGAGGCGCACGTACGCCTCAGTCATCCCCGAAGCGGGAGAATCCGCCGTCACCCTCGCGCGGTGGCTCGGGCACTCCAGTCGAACCATCACCTTGGACTTCTACGCCCACTTCATGCCCGAGGCCGGCGCGGCAAGGGGCGCGGTGCCATCGACGCCCTGCTCGGCCAGCCTTCCTCGGCTCCGGCGGCCGCATGAAGGAAGCGATTTCTCAATGCGGGAGGCGAGAGGGGCGCAGTACAGCTGCGCCCCTCTTCGGCGTTCTGTTGCCCAACGGGTTGCTCACTCCCCGTGTCGGTTTCCTTCTTCCGGTGGGCAAGGGAGTGGAAGGAATGATCAGGTTGGCGTGCTCACGATGGGGGAGGCCCGCCGAAGTGGGGCGGGTCTCATTCTCCCCAGATTCTTCCCAGGGGGCTGAACGGTGCCTGTGGCATTCGCGCCCACGCCGTCGAACTTGGTACGCGGACGCTCGGGAGGTGATTGCTCAGAGCCAGTCCCGCCGTTTGAAGACGAGGTACAGGCCGCCGCAGACCACCGCCATCAGCCCGATCGCGAACGGATAGCCGAGCCGCCAGTGCAGCTCCGGCATCAGGTCGAAGTTCATCCCGTAGATCGTGCCGACCAGCGTCGGGGCGAACAGGATGGCCGCCCACGCGGAGATCTTCTTGATCTCCTCGTTCTGCTCGAACCCGGCCTCCGCCAACGCCCGCATCTCCGCGTTCTGTTGCTGGGTGACGAGGGTGGCGTTGACCGTGAGGATGTCGGCGAGTGCCTGGCGGAAGCCGTCCACGCGTTCGCTGGTGTGTGTCACGTGGTCGGCGACGTCGCGGAGGTACCGCTGGAGTTCGTCGTCGGTGCCGTACTTGGCGAAACCGGCCATCAGGCCGTTCAGCATGCTGATCAGCGGCCGGGTGGCACGCTGGAACTCCACCACCTCGCGGGAGAGTTCGTAGATGCGCCGGGAGACCGCGGGGTCGCGGCCGAACACCTCGGTCTCGATCTCGTCGATGTCGGTCTGCAGCCCCCCGACGACCGGTGCGTAGCCGTCCACCACGGCGTCGAGAATCGCGTACAGCACCGCCTCCGGGCCCAGCGCCAGCAGCTCGGGCGTGGTCTCCATGCGTCGGCGTACGGCGGAGAGATCGGGCGCAGCCGAGTGGCGGACCGTGATCACGAAGTCCTTGCCCACGAAGATGTGCAGCTCGCCGAAGTCCACCTCCTCCGGGGCGTCGAGATAGCGGGCCGCCCGCAGGACCACGAAGAGGGTTTCGCCGTAGCGCTCCAGCTTGGGCCGCTGGTGGGCCTCCAGCGCGTCCTCCACCGCCAGCTGGTGCAGGTCGAACTCCTCGGCGAGGGCCAGGATTTCGGACTCGGACGGCCGGTGGAGGCCGATCCAGGCCATGCCGTCCGGATGCTCACGCAATTGACGGAACGTCTCGGCGAGGGTGTCCGGCGTGGAGGTGCGGCGCCCGTCGCGGTACAGGGAGGTCTCGACGATCGAGTCGCCGCGCCGGGACTCCGCGCCGGGAGCCGCGGGTACGTCCGCGGACGACGGCGGGACGGCCGCGGCGGTGGACGGGGGCGTGGCCGCCCGGTGGGCGGGGCGGCGCCAGGGGTTCTTCACGACTGGTCATGCCTCCGGGATCGGGCCTGGTGGAACGGGTGCCTATGGCCTTCCGAGGAGGATATACGGACCAAAACACGTGGTCGCGGGCGCATCGGGTGGTCGTCCGGGGCCGACGGTACGAAAGGTCACCTCACCCGCGGTGGGGGCGCGGCGTTGCCCGAGGCCAGCGGGGAGCGGGCCAGTTCGACGCAGCCCGCCGCGATCAGCGCAAGCGCGGTGAGTTCGGGCAGCAGCCACCAGCCGGTACGGAGGTCTTCACCGAACAGCGTCACCCCGTACAGGATGCTGATCAGGGCGTCACCGAGCGTCAGCATCGGCTGGACCGCGACCAGATTGCCCGCCTGGAGGGCGTTCTGGAGGAGGAACAGCGCGCCGACGCCCGCCGCGGCGGTCGCGTACAGCTGCCACGCGGAGAACAGCGCGACCCATCCGCCACCGTCGTCCAGTCGTGCCATCGCGTCCTTCATGAACGCGGCGGTGAGGGCGTAACCGCAGGCCGCGGCCAGTCCGAGCAGCGCGGCCCGGGGATTTCCGCGGGTGCCCAGGGCGGCGGCGATCAGCGTGAACTCGAAGAGTCCGGTGAGGACCAGCGCGGGAACCCAGGCGGCGCCGTGCACCGTGGTGCTGCCGCCGCCCGGCGCGGCGGACGCCATGCCGAGCGCGAGTCCGAGTGTCACCGCCGCGACCCCGAGCCACACCGTGCGGGGCAGCCGGGCCCGCATGAGGAACCCGGCCAGGAGCAGCGTCGCGGGCAGCTCGATCACGAAGATCGGCTGGACCACGGAGATCGGACCGGTGGCGAGCGCGGTCGCCTGACAGACCGCCGCGACGATCACCAGACCGATCCCGGCGAGCCACACCTTCTGGCGCAGCAGATGAGAGAACAGGGACAGACGCATCGCCTCGGTGTCGGGGGCGGTCGCTGCCGCGCGGCGCTGGAGCACCGAAGCGGAGCCGTTGGCCAAGGCGGTCAGAATGGCGAACAGAACACTGATCACCGGACCATGATGAGGGGCGAAACCGTACAAACGGTGAAAACGCGCACTTGCGGCCCGTCGCGTCGGGAAGCGCCGACGGGAGCGATGAGGGGGCGCGGGGAGCGGAAGGGGGGAGTGCCGACGGGGCAGGGGCCGGGGAAAGGGAACCCGGTGCCAGGCAAATAGGACAGTCTCTGTCCGCTTGCCCGCATAGCGTGCCCCCATGGCCTCCACGTCGAACCCCGTCACCCCCACCGCGCTCTCGCCCCGAGCCCTGGGCCGGGCCACCCTGGCACGGCAGCTGTTGCTCCGCCGCACCACCATGTCCGTGAAGGACGCCGTCGCCCACCTGGTCGGTCTCCAGGCGCAGAACACCAGACCGCCGTACTACCAACTCCTCGCCCGGCTCACCGACTTCGACCCGGCCGAGCTGTCCGCGCTGATGGCGTCCCGTGAGGTGGTCCGGCTCGTCACCCTGCGCTCCACCATCCACACCCACACCGCCGACGACGCGCTGACCCTGCGTCCGCTGGTCCAGGCCGCCCGTGAGCGGGAGCTGCGGGCGTTCCGCGCGGGTCTGGTCGGCGTCGACCTCCACCGGCTCGCCGCGGTCGGCAGAGAGCTGGTCGAGGAGCGTCCGCGCACCCCGAAGGAACTGCGCGCGTCCCTGCTCGCCGAGTGGCCGGAGGCCGACCCCCGCGCCCTGGGCGTCGCGGCCCGGTGCGTCCTGCCGCTGGTGCAGGTCACCCCGCGCGGAATGTGGGGCAGGAGCGGCCAGGTCTCGCTGACGACCGTCGAGCACTGGCTCGGCCGGGACCTGCTGCCGGTACCCGCCCCCGACGCCACCGTGCTGCGCTACCTCGGCGCCTTCGGGCCCGCCTCCGTCAAGGACATGCAGAGGTGGGCGGGGCTGACCCGGCTGCGCGAGGTCTTCGAACGGCTGCGGTCGCGGCTGATCACCTTCCGGGACGAGAACGGCGTCGAACTCTTCGACCTGCCCGACGCCCCCCGGCCGCCCGAGGACACCCCCGCCCCGCCGCGCTTCCTCCCCGAGTTCGACAACGTGCTCCTCGGCCACGCCGACCGCACGCGGATCATTCCCGCGCGGTACCGGGGACGCAACGGGAACGGCAACCAGTCGTACGGGTCCGTCCTGGTGGACGGCTTCCTCGCCGCGCTCTGGCGTACCGACGCCTCCGGAGACGGTGTGACCGCCACCGTCCAGCCCCTGGGCACACTCGGCGGCGCCGACCGGGACGCCGTCATCGAGGAGGGCCTGCGC from the Streptomyces sp. AM 4-1-1 genome contains:
- a CDS encoding DUF6271 family protein encodes the protein MHTSPKQPGNGFLDTCVPRLVYMPTNRLFEEAFRSLAAEVISLPDCARENVTLLVVDDCPQAVSRVNRQVTDEVARASGLQVHVLDADGWRRLADDIVAASGLSANDSAAARTALLQPTGSYGAGPNKAALVAALVGAESLHRRDSDQITQVDPATGSSPLRVEAELLDRARTGGDVDVYCVGSSLTGRPTRDRRDLEQHSAEFVRRVDALSELPGDISRTPRAPRPGAAPPGRIAVHNTVSAQRDLTGIVEMGVAALRTVHTWIPEMPAVGILGSDYFQKGLLYQLDLPVYHHDLRAHHVYEPWRAGQSRPDHLGWYASAEMRYAVLRRHWNFFNESLVAQRDRLFTSAGEFDSAAYGELFLDARERSEEGATGIPPAFLTAYREAAALASGETARRLGIRIAALEAESLSVAAYVSQAIDEFARLTRAWPDLVAAADRLGRNTDLSSYTSAAARVPAADPTVCATNRHEPS
- a CDS encoding asparagine synthase-related protein; amino-acid sequence: MRHEPPRTELKSSTDEEEVITMCGIGGILLKRRTSADRDGMMRRLAPSLAHRGRSEEGSYTDERIALHCSRHAVIAVDEARQPLVDSRGELVMVGNGEVLNHRQLAPRLPSDRLDRLRPGDLQVALELYADRGAAAFEDLRGPFALAVWSSSSGELTLVRDRLGERPLYYYDSPNLFVFASEIRCITAALATHRPHLDESSLLTFLGLGRVMDGRTPYREIRAVTAGAVLRIGDGDPGYLRTASLTPVSQLRTAPADEAEVDHLIDQAQRRALVADRPVAVGFSGGMDSSAVLKAALDGSGAAAAITVYSDRGPETDENLRRARVLARVLGVELLEVPFRIPSLDDTVHLLNSTLDGPAAEPLVLHNDALHSVAGDHSAVLLGGHGADEVFGGYARYTALRSDAEGTTTQEWMTASLWERWNRAVNWQNFVNEHASPELAPHTEIHGAQLELPFAYSDFEDSDPVLFGQALDLFRLMTYDNFRATDENGIARGVEVRSPFFDLDLIAGVFSLPVDRRLRPGSPKHLLRRVFRGTALEGAFTERKVGFDDHFSYADWMTDNWPGFSGAIIDGPLPGTGVLRNSVFDDLEKLDWRQLWRLFSLSTWLDRAAL
- a CDS encoding aminotransferase class I/II-fold pyridoxal phosphate-dependent enzyme, whose amino-acid sequence is MTTINPHQFFDLSREDPDSLTHFRSVLNDGQLFRYVEGDRESANTLIERYLATYLYKEAAVAVANGTVGLRLALRAVGVGPGDRVLVSAYSFIACAMAIAAVGAVPVPLDMDTALTADTAVLESPGGPVAAVMIVHVQGHAVPVGRIRALCDQLGVPLIEDACQGLGARSSDGLAGQLADIAVTSFQQSKQIASGEGGLVAGRAEVVERVYRMADLGAVRHEGGLPDWDDERAIVGDNLRMTEMQAALVMDQANALEDTLARQRRHRVHLREAIGSDVPVLDSDMPEGDAGSHTLFEALSESDARDFCAALASRNVLARTVWKKTYLDYGLFRRNAPSGLFSDARPKKAIALAPRILSVPTSKYLTESAVEAMAEAIVLNRHHLASER
- a CDS encoding TIGR00730 family Rossman fold protein translates to MTEHTQGALLTTLQSIAREVEGARAWSETSRALAEEARVATVFGSARAARGRPGYEMARELGVALTDLGWMTVTGGGPGIMQAVRDGSGETSSRAVRVEIAGEEPETVLDPDRSITVGTFALRKLLMTHDIDALFVFPGGVGTFDELYEVLVHHDTDRLSRFPIVLMQPRGDRLWDAWLNFMEEHLVSSGLVSPSVMKGLIVAQSVEQALAAVEEGPPPASGEHGHGATRADAERRSA
- a CDS encoding histidine phosphatase family protein yields the protein MNRIALLLRGLPNSGKTTTAALLRNKLTPAVRISNDSVRYMAQPRDFSAFTIEASELGCLDLAISYLDSGFTPVIDGVFEDTDFLDAQQLRFRRKGLRLVTVTLTGGLDDLMDRNSSRDPLARMDEDRMRELHAQFRPGGLLLDIDGKQPEEVADDVLDLLALTSQDEEVAAAAIDADVLFLRHGAPDYPQGVYPDPYGMGLSARGRDEARAARHAVKRFVPHVVYTSDFLRAEETAMLAAGSLGLDIRRDAALRERVFHTLTGTELAEVRILLGEEADRVLNGNSDFCEHGDEEAYEQARERVLTFFGKLAALHAGQRVLVVGHGGPHAWLMEKALGVQMRGMRRMRWDTGHFSRFRVGPDTVSVDFMNRSPEDIAHSLRPVKEEP
- a CDS encoding glycosyltransferase; the encoded protein is MRSLTEAPRPGTDAERPARVSVLIPAYNTRTTLRACLLSLTHQTQRTPYTYEVIVVDDGSSDGTKDMIAGFPGRLDLHYTYEQRSPASGRARARNIGLAMATGDIVVTLDADQVVAPDFLDEHVRAHAAGPDLLVVGGRLQLDEGDIDQEALAERFDLSSLPEVVRGDERDRVFRSLGCELADMETAWHYPWTCNVSVRRDRLIAVGGFDESFTGWGLEDAELGYRLVKDGVRMHYTTGAAVYHEHRLPVTADQYRQWRRNLEKFIRKHPDPVVRLQEMFAPAIDPDTLTEEDWVDTAVRFEHAARALTGPDRPLPVH